Part of the Bacillus sp. THAF10 genome is shown below.
TGTGATGGTCGTGTTTATTGCTGCATCGCAAAACTTTCAGCTGCTGCGGACGGTAACAAGAGCCGGTGCAACTGACTTCTTTGTGTTCCCAGATGAGTGGACATTGTTTAACGGGAAGCTTGAGAGTATCCTGCATATGGCAAAAGAAAGAAAGTCCCAGTATGAGGAAGTGGCAAGCTCTCAACAAACGTTTAAACGCGGTCGTGGTCAGGTGTTTTCTTTTTACAGTGGTAAGGGTGGCAGTGGCAGGACGTTAATCGCCTCTACCTTTGCGCAAACGTTAAAGTTCGAATCCACAGCACAGGTATTGTTAATTGATTTAAACCTCCAATATGGAGGAGTGGAGACGTTTCTTTCCATCGAATCGAATCGCTCGATTGCAGACCTTTTGCCAGTTTTAGATGAGCTTAATGAAGGACATATTCGCAATGTTTCCGAGCGCGAGGAGTACTCAAAGCTAGAGGTACTCTTAAGTCCAAGGGATGCAGAAGTGGCCGAAAGCTTAACAGATCTATTTGTCTCAAAATTAATTCGAACATGCCGAAGAAGCTATGATTTTGTCTTGATTGATCTTCCGGTTTCCATGAATGAACAGACCTACACGGCTCTAGAGGAGTCGGACAAAATCTTTTATATATTAAATCTTGATACCCCATCAATCAGCATGCTAAAACAGGTGGAATTGCTTTTTGCTAGACTTGGTCTCGACATGAAGGAGCGAGTGCAGCTCGTGTTTAATGAGGTAGGCAGAGAAAATGAGATTAGCCCAAAGGATGTAAAAGAAATGCTCGAATATCCAACAGCTGTCGAGCTGAAACGTGATATTAAAGGCGTCCAATCTTTTGTAAATAAAAGTGAGCCACTACGAAAAGAAGCAGATGAGAAAAAGATCATCCCGTTTGCAAAGGATATTCGAAAATGGGTCAGTGGGATGATTGAGTAAGAAAAATGGATGATGAAGGAATGAATATGGATGTCAATTTTTAATCGAAAAGGGAAAAGTTCTGACAGACAATCGCATGAAAGAACTTTATACGAAAATCCATATATTAATGAGCTTGTGGAGCACTATAAAACTCGTATTCTTAAAGAATCGAATCTTGAGGTGCTGACAAGCTTGTCGCAAGGGGAAATGAGGCTGAGGATTGAGCAGTTAATTTCCCAGTTTATGAGTGAGGAAAAGGTGATTATTTCTCGCCATGATAAAGAAATGCTGCTGACGAGGATTATAGATGAGTCGGTAGGCTACGGGCCGCTTGAGTCTGTCCTGAATGATCCAAGCATCACAGAGATTCTCATCAACGGACATAAGGAAGTATATGTTGAGCGGGAAGGAAAGCTGGAATTATCTTCTATTACCTTTAAGGATGATCAGCATATTCGACATGTCATTGATCGGATCGTTGCGCCAATCGGCCGAAGAATAGATGAAAGCTCGCCAATGGTGGATGCAAGACTCCCGGATGGAAGTCGTGTGAATGCGGTTATTCCGCCAATCAGCTTAAATGGCCCTCTCGTTTGTATCCGTAAATTCAGACAGGATCCCTTCAAAATGCAGGATCTTCTGCAGTTTGATTCCTTGAGTGATGACATGGCCATTTTCTTAGATGCGATTGTAAAAGCCAAACACAATATTCTCATCAGTGGTGGTACGGGTAGTGGGAAAACGACTCTACTAAATGTTCTTGGTAGCTCCATTCCACTTAATGAGCGGGTAATTACGATTGAGGACTCTGCAGAGCTTCGACTAGATAAGCCGAATGTCGTTGGATTAGAGGCACGTCCGCAAAACGTCGAAGGCAAAGGGGAAATTACGATTCGCCACCTTGTGAAAAATGCCCTCCGGATGCGCCCCGACAGAATCATCGTCGGAGAGGTTCGTGGAGCAGAAGCCTTTGATATGCTACAAGCAATGAACACTGGACATGAAGGTTCGATCACCACCATTCATGCTAACTCCCCATTTGACGCACTGCGAAGAGTAGAGGGAATGGTCATCATGGCAGGAATGGACCTACCAACAGCTGTCATAAGGGAGTACATCCTTGGCGCACTTGATTTTATCGTCCAGGGTGAACGTTTAACAGATGGAACCCGTCGGATAACCAGTATCTCTGAGGTACATAGAACCTCGACAGGAGATATGGAAATTGTCGAGATCTTCCGCTTTTACCGTACTGGGATAAAAGAGGATGGCAAAGCGGACGGGTATTATGCACCAACTGGGAAAATTCCAGTGTGCCTAAAAAAGCTGAAAATGTATGGCCTTGATATTGGTGAAGAGTTGTTTCAGGAAGCGAAGGTGAAGGCATTATGAACAACACGCTCATGCTAGAAGCCGCGATAGCTGGACTTGCTGCTCTACTGTTTGTTTGGGGTATGTATGCTTACCTTGGCTATCGAAAAGAAAAAAAGGAAATCAAACAAGTATACGG
Proteins encoded:
- a CDS encoding AAA family ATPase, with product MKDNPKVLIVSEEEVIADQLQRVLSEEGQVEGLQYQELRGEFDRLAPDLIFIVQTEDESTCIDAIDYIHQENPLVMVVFIAASQNFQLLRTVTRAGATDFFVFPDEWTLFNGKLESILHMAKERKSQYEEVASSQQTFKRGRGQVFSFYSGKGGSGRTLIASTFAQTLKFESTAQVLLIDLNLQYGGVETFLSIESNRSIADLLPVLDELNEGHIRNVSEREEYSKLEVLLSPRDAEVAESLTDLFVSKLIRTCRRSYDFVLIDLPVSMNEQTYTALEESDKIFYILNLDTPSISMLKQVELLFARLGLDMKERVQLVFNEVGRENEISPKDVKEMLEYPTAVELKRDIKGVQSFVNKSEPLRKEADEKKIIPFAKDIRKWVSGMIE
- a CDS encoding CpaF family protein, whose protein sequence is MSIFNRKGKSSDRQSHERTLYENPYINELVEHYKTRILKESNLEVLTSLSQGEMRLRIEQLISQFMSEEKVIISRHDKEMLLTRIIDESVGYGPLESVLNDPSITEILINGHKEVYVEREGKLELSSITFKDDQHIRHVIDRIVAPIGRRIDESSPMVDARLPDGSRVNAVIPPISLNGPLVCIRKFRQDPFKMQDLLQFDSLSDDMAIFLDAIVKAKHNILISGGTGSGKTTLLNVLGSSIPLNERVITIEDSAELRLDKPNVVGLEARPQNVEGKGEITIRHLVKNALRMRPDRIIVGEVRGAEAFDMLQAMNTGHEGSITTIHANSPFDALRRVEGMVIMAGMDLPTAVIREYILGALDFIVQGERLTDGTRRITSISEVHRTSTGDMEIVEIFRFYRTGIKEDGKADGYYAPTGKIPVCLKKLKMYGLDIGEELFQEAKVKAL